A stretch of Janibacter endophyticus DNA encodes these proteins:
- a CDS encoding ubiquitin-like protein Pup translates to MAGQEQVRRSGGGGGDELPEDDAFGQVSASNAARDEGLDSVLADIDGVLETNAEEFVKSFVQKGGE, encoded by the coding sequence ATGGCAGGCCAGGAGCAGGTACGACGCAGCGGCGGCGGGGGAGGGGACGAGCTCCCCGAGGACGACGCCTTCGGCCAGGTCAGCGCGAGCAACGCGGCCCGCGACGAGGGGCTCGACTCCGTGCTCGCCGACATCGACGGGGTCCTCGAGACCAACGCCGAGGAGTTCGTCAAGAGCTTCGTGCAGAAGGGCGGCGAGTAG
- the dop gene encoding depupylase/deamidase Dop yields MTVRRIMGIETEYGIAVPGQPWANPIETSGIVVSRYARAHGLRATHGAWDYSDEQPLVDARGFSMPRADAHPSQLTDEDDPSLANVVLPNGARLYVDHAHPEYSTPEVTTPRDALVHDRAGELVMREAVALVAAGGTPYPEINLYKNNTDGKGQSYGTHENYLIARESPFDRVVRDLTPFFVARQVIIGAGRVGLGRESEGEGYQVCSRADFFEAEVGLETTFRRPIINTRDEPHADPDRYRRLHVIVGDANLAEVAGLLKIGVTSLVLTLIEADAVRGALTLREPLRALREVSHDPTCTALVELSDGRRMTAVQLLWAYRELIGEHLEQRGSDPATDEVLGHLDRVLSLLERDPMSAARDLDWVAKLALLQGYRDRDGLSWGDPRLRAIDIQYSDVRPDKGIFARLEAAGRVTRLTTPEEVETAVGTPPADTRAWLRGGLVAHHPGSVISASWDSVVLRVPRGIARVSMPEPTAFGREQTAGALAHEDILDVVADLERLA; encoded by the coding sequence ATGACTGTCCGTCGGATCATGGGGATCGAGACCGAGTACGGCATCGCCGTCCCGGGCCAGCCGTGGGCGAACCCGATCGAGACCTCCGGGATCGTCGTCTCGCGCTACGCCCGGGCGCACGGGCTGCGGGCCACCCACGGTGCGTGGGACTACTCCGACGAGCAGCCGCTCGTCGACGCCCGCGGCTTCTCGATGCCCCGCGCCGACGCGCACCCGAGCCAGCTCACTGACGAGGACGACCCGAGCCTGGCCAACGTCGTCCTGCCCAACGGCGCCCGGCTCTACGTCGACCACGCGCACCCCGAGTACTCCACCCCCGAGGTGACGACGCCACGCGACGCTCTCGTCCACGACCGGGCCGGCGAGCTCGTGATGCGCGAGGCCGTGGCGCTCGTCGCTGCCGGCGGGACCCCGTACCCGGAGATCAACCTCTACAAGAACAACACCGACGGCAAGGGCCAGTCCTACGGCACCCACGAGAACTACCTCATCGCCCGGGAGAGCCCCTTCGACCGGGTCGTGCGCGACCTCACCCCCTTCTTCGTCGCCCGCCAGGTGATCATCGGTGCCGGCCGGGTCGGCCTGGGCCGCGAGAGCGAGGGGGAGGGCTACCAGGTCTGCTCGCGGGCGGACTTCTTCGAGGCGGAGGTGGGGCTGGAGACGACCTTCCGCCGGCCGATCATCAACACCCGTGACGAGCCGCACGCCGACCCCGACCGCTACCGGCGGCTGCACGTCATCGTCGGCGACGCCAACCTCGCCGAGGTCGCGGGGCTGCTCAAGATCGGCGTGACCTCGCTCGTCCTCACCCTCATCGAGGCGGACGCGGTCCGGGGCGCGCTGACGCTGCGCGAGCCGCTCCGCGCGCTGCGGGAGGTGTCGCACGACCCGACGTGCACGGCCCTCGTCGAGCTGAGCGACGGTCGCCGGATGACGGCGGTCCAGCTGCTGTGGGCCTACCGCGAGCTCATCGGGGAGCACCTCGAGCAGCGGGGGAGCGACCCCGCGACCGACGAGGTCCTCGGACACCTCGACCGGGTGCTCAGCCTGCTCGAGCGCGACCCGATGTCCGCCGCCCGAGACCTCGACTGGGTGGCCAAGCTCGCCCTGCTCCAGGGCTACCGCGACCGCGACGGCCTCTCGTGGGGCGACCCGCGGCTGCGGGCCATCGACATCCAGTACTCCGACGTCCGCCCGGACAAGGGGATCTTCGCCCGGCTCGAGGCGGCCGGCCGCGTCACCCGGCTGACCACGCCGGAGGAGGTGGAGACGGCCGTGGGCACTCCACCCGCAGACACCCGTGCCTGGCTGCGTGGCGGGCTCGTCGCCCACCACCCGGGCTCGGTCATCTCGGCCTCGTGGGACTCGGTCGTGCTGCGGGTCCCCCGCGGGATCGCGCGGGTCTCCATGCCGGAGCCGACCGCCTTCGGCCGGGAGCAGACGGCCGGCGCGCTGGCCCACGAGGACATCCTGGACGTCGTCGCCGATCTCGAGAGGCTGGCCTAG
- a CDS encoding alpha/beta hydrolase: MPVWMPLRTRALAALLRATSGPVDAMNPRQLRMTRRAVPVHRPVTWVIGRPAKGVTTTARRVTVRDGWSVGIRVHRPSYVEGVLPLVLHFHGGGFVMGHPTIFDPVCSRIAQEAQAVVISVGYRMAPEHKAPAAINDCLDITEWALASAASLRVDPERVALTGDSAGGNLAAAVAQTLVAKGFAGLRHLALVYPAPDLTEREAEVLLGQDVEEPPRGFPVITPDMLRAFRSLYLGDSDGSDPLVSPALGNLVGLPPTLIQTAELDPLRSDGEAFAAALEAAGVEVRQTRYRGSPHGYLNLPGLTAAGGPALEELAGEIARHLTPSPG; the protein is encoded by the coding sequence ATGCCCGTCTGGATGCCTCTCCGTACCCGGGCGCTCGCCGCCCTCCTGCGCGCGACGAGCGGCCCGGTCGACGCGATGAACCCGCGCCAGCTGAGGATGACCCGTCGGGCGGTGCCGGTCCACCGCCCGGTCACCTGGGTCATCGGGCGTCCGGCGAAGGGGGTGACCACGACCGCGCGTCGGGTCACCGTCCGCGACGGGTGGTCGGTCGGCATCCGGGTGCACCGCCCGAGCTATGTCGAAGGGGTCCTGCCTCTCGTCCTGCACTTCCACGGCGGCGGCTTCGTCATGGGGCACCCGACGATCTTCGACCCTGTGTGCTCCCGGATCGCGCAGGAGGCCCAGGCCGTCGTCATCAGCGTCGGCTACCGGATGGCACCGGAGCACAAGGCGCCGGCGGCGATCAACGACTGCCTCGACATCACGGAGTGGGCGCTCGCCAGCGCCGCGTCGCTGCGGGTCGACCCCGAGCGGGTGGCCCTCACCGGGGACAGCGCGGGCGGCAACCTCGCCGCCGCGGTCGCCCAGACGCTCGTGGCGAAGGGGTTCGCCGGGCTGCGCCACCTCGCGCTGGTCTACCCCGCCCCCGACCTCACCGAGCGTGAGGCCGAGGTGCTCCTCGGTCAGGACGTCGAGGAGCCGCCGCGCGGCTTCCCGGTGATCACCCCCGACATGCTCCGTGCCTTCCGCAGCCTCTACCTCGGGGACTCCGACGGCTCCGACCCGCTCGTCTCCCCCGCACTGGGCAACCTCGTCGGCCTGCCGCCGACGCTCATCCAGACCGCCGAGCTCGACCCCCTTCGCTCGGACGGGGAGGCCTTCGCCGCGGCCCTCGAGGCGGCGGGCGTGGAGGTCCGCCAGACCCGCTACCGCGGCTCACCCCACGGCTACCTCAACCTCCCCGGCCTGACCGCCGCCGGCGGGCCGGCCCTCGAGGAGCTGGCCGGCGAGATCGCCCGACATCTCACCCCTTCGCCTGGGTAG
- a CDS encoding ribose-phosphate diphosphokinase, giving the protein MREIVVFSGSAHRDLAGRICAHLGVPLSPSTTTRFSNDCLQTQLLANCRLRDVYIVQPLAPPTQDHLMELLMMIDAARGASAAQVTAVIPHYAYARSDKKDASRISIGGRLVADMITAAGANRVITMTLHAPQVHGFFSVPVDHLTALGVLAEHFRGTDLGDSVVVSPDLGNAKEATQFSRLLGLPVAAGSKQRKSDDKVVIDSIVGDVAGRRAIILDDEIATGGSIIELLDKLEELGCPSASVACTHGLFAGRAVERLRDHPMIDQVITTDTLPAPQGWDALQVRSVSKLFAEAISRIHAGESVSSLFDGVDPTHAPPQLSLFDRG; this is encoded by the coding sequence ATGCGCGAGATCGTGGTCTTCTCCGGGAGCGCCCACCGCGACCTCGCCGGGCGCATCTGCGCGCACCTCGGGGTCCCGCTCTCACCGAGCACCACGACCCGCTTCAGCAACGACTGCCTCCAGACCCAGCTCCTCGCGAACTGCCGCCTGCGCGACGTCTACATCGTCCAGCCGCTCGCGCCGCCGACGCAGGACCACCTCATGGAGCTGCTCATGATGATCGACGCGGCCCGGGGCGCCTCGGCCGCGCAGGTCACCGCGGTCATCCCGCACTACGCGTACGCGCGCTCGGACAAGAAGGACGCCTCCCGGATCTCCATCGGGGGGCGCCTCGTCGCCGACATGATCACCGCCGCCGGGGCCAACCGGGTCATCACGATGACCCTGCACGCCCCCCAGGTGCACGGCTTCTTCTCCGTGCCCGTCGACCACCTCACGGCCCTCGGGGTGCTCGCCGAGCACTTCCGCGGCACCGACCTCGGCGACTCGGTCGTCGTCTCCCCCGACCTCGGCAACGCCAAGGAGGCCACGCAGTTCTCCCGGCTGCTCGGCCTGCCGGTCGCCGCCGGGAGCAAGCAGCGCAAGTCCGACGACAAGGTCGTCATCGACTCGATCGTCGGCGATGTCGCGGGCAGGCGGGCGATCATCCTCGACGACGAGATCGCGACGGGCGGCTCGATCATCGAGCTGCTCGACAAGCTCGAGGAGCTCGGCTGCCCCAGCGCCTCCGTCGCGTGCACCCACGGCCTCTTCGCGGGCCGGGCGGTCGAGCGGCTCCGTGACCACCCGATGATCGACCAGGTCATCACCACCGACACCCTCCCCGCGCCGCAGGGCTGGGACGCGCTCCAGGTGCGCTCGGTGAGCAAGCTCTTCGCGGAGGCGATCTCACGCATCCACGCCGGCGAGTCGGTCTCCAGCCTCTTCGACGGTGTCGACCCGACGCACGCGCCCCCGCAGCTCTCCCTCTTCGACCGTGGCTGA
- a CDS encoding DUF3054 domain-containing protein, which produces MAEASREARRRHDEAASARLVAAALALDVLVVAAFALAGRRSHDEAMTLAGWWHTTWPFLVGLGIGWLTVVLMTRRAPVTILTGLPVWLATVGGGMALRDMTDQGTALPFVLVATGTLGLGLLAWRAVRTFATGRAGRLTAR; this is translated from the coding sequence GTGGCTGAGGCGAGCCGCGAGGCCCGGCGTCGGCACGACGAGGCCGCGTCTGCACGGCTGGTCGCCGCCGCGCTCGCCCTCGACGTCCTCGTCGTCGCGGCCTTCGCGCTGGCCGGACGGCGCAGTCACGACGAGGCGATGACTCTCGCCGGCTGGTGGCACACCACCTGGCCCTTCCTCGTCGGGCTCGGGATCGGGTGGCTGACGGTCGTCCTCATGACGCGACGCGCGCCGGTGACGATCCTCACCGGCCTCCCCGTGTGGCTGGCCACGGTCGGTGGCGGCATGGCGCTGCGTGACATGACCGACCAGGGGACGGCGCTGCCCTTCGTCCTCGTCGCGACCGGGACGCTCGGGCTGGGGCTGCTCGCCTGGCGAGCGGTGCGGACGTTCGCGACCGGGAGAGCGGGGCGGCTGACCGCCCGCTGA
- the arc gene encoding proteasome ATPase translates to MSTGPTSGAAGSTPDRRDAAAETARVTSQVSTLSSQNERLVRTLKEAREQIVTLRAEIDRLAQPPSAYAQIVGVHDDGTVDVLSNARKMHVAVSPTVEASDLEVGREVLLNEAMNVVSVHGHEDAGDVVLVKEVLDDDRLLVLARQDEERVVRQSAGLARDTVRVGDAVLLDARSNIAHERIPKAEVADLVLEEVPDLSYEDIGGLSGQIEAIRDSVELPYLHADLYLRHQLKPPKGVLLYGPPGCGKTMIAKAVAASLARKVAEREGAASGRERTAYFLNIKGPELLNKYVGETERHIRLIFHRAREKSSDGTPVVVFFDEMDSLFRTRGSGVSSDVETTIVPQLLAEIDGVEGLENVIVIGATNREDMIDPAILRPGRLDVKIKIERPDEAGARDIFGKYLTADLPLHPHDLEAHGGDREATVAGMIEAVVERMYALIPENQFLEVTYAGGDKEILYFKDFSSGAMIQNVVDRAKKLAIKELLVTGVEGLREEHLLAACLAELRENEDLPNTTNPDDWARISGKKGERITYIRTLVGTGSGRTSGKSLDLDR, encoded by the coding sequence ATGAGCACTGGACCCACGAGCGGCGCTGCCGGCTCGACGCCCGACCGACGTGACGCCGCGGCGGAGACCGCCCGCGTGACCTCGCAGGTCTCGACCCTGTCGTCGCAGAACGAGCGACTCGTCCGCACCCTCAAGGAGGCGCGCGAGCAGATCGTCACGCTCCGCGCCGAGATCGACCGGCTCGCCCAGCCACCCTCTGCCTACGCCCAGATCGTCGGCGTCCACGACGACGGCACCGTCGACGTCCTGAGCAACGCCCGCAAGATGCATGTCGCCGTCTCGCCGACCGTCGAGGCGTCCGACCTCGAGGTGGGCCGCGAGGTCCTCCTCAACGAGGCGATGAACGTCGTGTCCGTCCACGGCCACGAGGACGCCGGCGACGTCGTCCTCGTCAAGGAGGTCCTCGACGACGACCGTCTGCTCGTCCTCGCCCGCCAGGACGAGGAGCGCGTCGTCCGCCAGTCCGCCGGGCTCGCCCGCGACACCGTCCGGGTCGGCGACGCCGTGCTGCTCGACGCCCGGAGCAACATCGCCCACGAGCGCATCCCCAAGGCCGAGGTCGCCGACCTCGTCCTCGAGGAGGTGCCGGACCTCTCCTACGAGGACATCGGCGGTCTCTCCGGCCAGATCGAGGCGATCCGTGACTCGGTCGAGCTGCCCTACCTGCACGCCGACCTCTACCTGCGTCACCAGCTCAAGCCGCCGAAGGGCGTGCTGCTCTACGGCCCGCCCGGGTGCGGCAAGACGATGATCGCCAAGGCGGTCGCGGCCTCGCTGGCCCGCAAGGTCGCCGAGCGCGAGGGGGCCGCCTCGGGGCGTGAGCGCACCGCCTACTTCCTCAACATCAAGGGCCCGGAGCTGCTCAACAAGTACGTCGGCGAGACCGAGCGGCACATCCGGCTGATCTTCCACCGTGCCCGCGAGAAGAGCAGCGACGGCACCCCCGTCGTCGTCTTCTTCGACGAGATGGACAGCCTCTTCCGCACGCGTGGCTCGGGTGTCTCCTCCGACGTCGAGACGACGATCGTGCCGCAGCTGCTCGCCGAGATCGACGGTGTCGAGGGGCTGGAGAACGTCATCGTCATCGGTGCGACGAACCGTGAGGACATGATCGACCCGGCGATCCTGCGCCCGGGACGGCTCGACGTGAAGATCAAGATCGAGCGCCCCGACGAGGCCGGCGCCCGCGACATCTTCGGCAAGTACCTCACCGCGGACCTCCCGCTCCACCCGCACGACCTCGAGGCGCACGGCGGCGACCGCGAGGCGACCGTCGCCGGCATGATCGAGGCCGTCGTCGAGCGGATGTACGCGCTCATCCCGGAGAACCAGTTCCTCGAGGTGACCTACGCCGGCGGGGACAAGGAGATCCTCTACTTCAAGGACTTCTCCAGCGGCGCGATGATCCAGAACGTCGTCGACCGGGCCAAGAAGCTCGCGATCAAGGAGCTGCTCGTCACCGGCGTGGAGGGTCTGCGCGAGGAGCACCTGCTCGCCGCCTGCCTCGCCGAGCTCCGCGAGAACGAGGACCTGCCCAACACGACGAACCCCGACGACTGGGCCCGCATCTCCGGCAAGAAGGGGGAGCGGATCACCTACATCCGCACGCTCGTGGGGACCGGGTCCGGCCGGACCTCTGGCAAGAGCCTCGACCTCGACAGGTAG
- a CDS encoding tRNA (adenine-N1)-methyltransferase, producing MSATGSQYRRGPFREGDRVQLTDPKGRLHTITLTPGKQFHTHRGHVRHDDLIGAPDGSTITNTAGTEYLALRPLLSDYVMSMPRGAAVVYPKDAGQIVTMADIFPGATVVEAGVGSGALSMSLLRAVGEHGLVHSFERRADFAEIARANARAFFGEDHPAWTVTVGDLVESLPGTVEPGTVDRVVLDMLAPWECLEVVADALAPGGVLICYVATATQLSKVAEAMRDHGTFTEPEAWESLVRGWHLEGLAVRPQHRMHGHTGFLITTRRLAPGTTPPLRKRRPGRGYAAAEEQAGEGVEAPASDAASVLGPEHQDWSSEALGERVASEKKMRKLVRGVVPPEPR from the coding sequence ATGAGTGCCACCGGATCCCAGTACCGCCGCGGACCCTTCCGTGAGGGCGACCGTGTCCAGCTGACCGACCCCAAGGGACGGCTGCACACGATCACGCTGACGCCGGGCAAGCAGTTCCACACCCACCGCGGTCACGTGAGGCACGACGACCTCATCGGGGCCCCCGACGGCTCGACGATCACCAACACCGCCGGGACCGAGTACCTCGCGCTGCGTCCGCTGCTGTCCGACTACGTCATGTCGATGCCGCGAGGTGCTGCCGTCGTCTACCCCAAGGACGCCGGGCAGATCGTCACGATGGCCGACATCTTCCCCGGCGCGACCGTCGTCGAGGCGGGCGTGGGCTCGGGCGCCCTGTCGATGTCGCTGCTGCGGGCGGTAGGGGAGCACGGCCTTGTCCACTCCTTCGAGCGGCGCGCCGACTTCGCCGAGATCGCCCGGGCCAACGCTCGTGCCTTCTTCGGCGAGGACCACCCTGCCTGGACCGTGACGGTCGGTGACCTCGTCGAGTCCCTCCCCGGCACCGTCGAGCCGGGCACGGTCGACCGGGTGGTCCTCGACATGCTCGCCCCCTGGGAGTGCCTCGAGGTCGTCGCCGACGCGCTCGCGCCGGGCGGCGTGCTCATCTGCTACGTCGCGACGGCCACCCAGCTGAGCAAGGTCGCCGAGGCGATGCGCGACCACGGCACCTTCACCGAGCCCGAGGCGTGGGAGTCGCTCGTGCGCGGCTGGCACCTCGAGGGGCTCGCGGTCCGCCCGCAGCACCGCATGCACGGCCACACCGGGTTCCTCATCACCACCCGGCGGCTCGCCCCCGGTACGACGCCACCCCTTCGCAAGCGTCGGCCGGGTCGCGGCTACGCCGCTGCCGAGGAGCAGGCGGGCGAAGGGGTGGAGGCGCCGGCCAGCGACGCGGCGAGCGTCCTCGGCCCGGAGCACCAGGACTGGAGCAGCGAGGCCCTCGGTGAGCGGGTCGCCTCGGAGAAGAAGATGCGCAAGCTCGTCCGGGGCGTGGTGCCGCCCGAGCCGCGCTGA
- a CDS encoding site-2 protease family protein yields MPSPPDDPRDGWRIATVAGIPIFIGRSWVILAVVVVALVGPNIAAQRPDLGALAYGVGFLYALGLLVAVLVHEGAHAVTARVFGHEVHRVVADLWGGHTTYDPSRGAPGSAAAIAVVGPLSNALLGLLAFALLPVVPEGVPSGLVGAFAFVNGLLAIFNLLPGLPLDGGQLVEAGVWKLTGSRPRGRVVAGWFGRAVAILVVLWAIGLPLLSGGRPDLFRVVWTVLIAGFLWQGASAAINAGTSLGVLARVDPRQVIRPARPVPARATVAEIDGLDTRRSVPVVVDGRGLPIAMLSGPALDGVPAEVRDRTPVSAVMARQPPEWVVPLDGAPEDDLVALVRAFQTTRVPLLAVTRQGRLDGVVSAHELGAALEAVDGR; encoded by the coding sequence ATGCCCTCGCCGCCCGACGATCCGCGAGACGGCTGGCGCATCGCGACCGTCGCCGGCATCCCGATCTTCATCGGCCGGTCCTGGGTCATCCTCGCGGTCGTCGTCGTCGCCCTCGTCGGGCCGAACATCGCCGCCCAGCGGCCAGACCTCGGCGCCCTCGCCTACGGGGTGGGCTTCCTCTACGCCCTCGGCCTGCTCGTCGCCGTCCTCGTCCACGAGGGGGCGCACGCCGTCACCGCCCGGGTCTTCGGCCACGAGGTGCACCGGGTCGTCGCGGACCTCTGGGGCGGCCACACGACGTACGACCCCTCGCGTGGGGCGCCGGGCAGCGCCGCCGCGATCGCGGTCGTCGGGCCGCTGAGCAACGCTCTGCTCGGCCTCCTCGCCTTCGCCCTCCTGCCGGTCGTGCCCGAAGGGGTGCCGAGCGGCCTTGTCGGGGCGTTCGCCTTCGTCAACGGACTCCTGGCCATCTTCAACCTCCTGCCCGGCCTGCCGCTCGACGGCGGTCAGCTCGTCGAGGCCGGGGTGTGGAAGCTCACCGGGAGCCGTCCCCGGGGTCGGGTCGTCGCCGGGTGGTTCGGCCGGGCGGTCGCCATCCTCGTGGTCCTCTGGGCGATCGGGCTCCCGCTCCTCTCGGGGGGACGGCCGGACCTCTTCCGGGTCGTCTGGACCGTGCTCATCGCCGGCTTCCTCTGGCAGGGAGCCTCCGCCGCGATCAACGCCGGGACCTCGCTCGGGGTGCTCGCCCGGGTCGACCCGCGCCAGGTCATCCGCCCGGCCCGGCCGGTGCCCGCGCGCGCGACCGTCGCCGAGATCGACGGCCTCGACACCCGCCGGTCGGTCCCGGTCGTCGTCGACGGGCGGGGCCTGCCCATCGCGATGCTCTCCGGCCCGGCCCTCGACGGCGTGCCCGCCGAGGTGCGGGACCGCACGCCGGTCTCGGCCGTCATGGCACGCCAGCCCCCGGAGTGGGTCGTCCCCCTCGACGGAGCGCCCGAGGACGACCTCGTCGCCCTCGTCCGCGCCTTCCAGACGACGAGGGTCCCGCTCCTCGCGGTGACCCGCCAGGGTCGGCTTGACGGCGTCGTGTCAGCGCACGAGCTCGGGGCCGCCCTCGAGGCCGTCGATGGTCGGTAG